In Actinomycetes bacterium, the genomic window CATCTGGGTGAACATGTCGCCCGGCACCGTCGTCACGACGTCGATCGACAGGCTCGGCCGCAGCCCGAACTGGATGCTCTTGTTGACCGGCGGCCAGCCGTGGCCCATCTGCAGCTCGACCTGCGCGGCGATCGAGATGGTGCCGCCGGTGTCGGCCACGCGCTGCCACTCGTGCTCGCTGAAGTAGCAGCAGTGAATGAAGGTGATGTCCGGCCCGAGCAGCCCGAGCCGGTCCAGCTGCTCGACCATCCCGAAGCGGCCGGCCATCCGGCCCATCGCCACGTGCACGGTCAGCGGGATGCCGAGCTCGCGGGCCAGCGCCCACTCGCCCTGCACGACCTGGTCCTGGGTGAAGCCCGGACCGCGGGTCGCCAGCCCCATCGTCAGCAGGCCGTCGTCGGACGAGAAGTAGGTGTCCCGGATCCGCGTCACGTCGTCGTTCGGGATCGCCTCGGCGCTGAAGAACCAGTACTTCTCCAGGGAGGTGTTGGCGCTGCCGTAGGCGTACTGCGAACGGATGCCGGTCTCCTGCAGCGCCCGGATGCCGGCGTCCGGGTGGTCCGGCGTGTTGTTGATGTGCGACCAGTCGACCAGCGTGGTGATGCCGGCGTTGAGGCACTCCAGCGACCCCGCGAGGTTGCTCGCGTAGACGTCGTCGGCCTGGTAGAGCGGCGCGAACG contains:
- a CDS encoding amidohydrolase family protein, encoding MSKTLLKGGTVISMDPEVGDLDVADVLVEDGKISAIQQSLDADAEVVDCTGKILIPGFIDSHRHTWEAAIRGCAPNATLDDYFVEVLDTFAPLYQADDVYASNLAGSLECLNAGITTLVDWSHINNTPDHPDAGIRALQETGIRSQYAYGSANTSLEKYWFFSAEAIPNDDVTRIRDTYFSSDDGLLTMGLATRGPGFTQDQVVQGEWALARELGIPLTVHVAMGRMAGRFGMVEQLDRLGLLGPDITFIHCCYFSEHEWQRVADTGGTISIAAQVELQMGHGWPPVNKSIQFGLRPSLSIDVVTTVPGDMFTQMRAAFGAERARVNAVAWEANVTVPETMLTARQVLETATLNGAYVAGLEDRTGSLTPGKRADIVVLDATAINMTPIHDPVAAVVLMADVSNVEHVLVDGEFRKRDFRLTGDLAKAQTEVQNSRDRLLDANAKAKANA